Genomic segment of Microaerobacter geothermalis:
TTGGATCAAGATTTCCGTGGGGAACCCTTTGGTCCAACGCCTTATCTGCTGGCCCTTGCCGATTACATAACGAAACTCCATGCCATATGCGTGAAATGTGGAAATCCGGCAACAAGGACCCAGCGGATGATAAATGATGAACCAGCCAGATACCATGATCCGATTATCCTTGTGGGCGCATCAGAAAGCTACGAGGCCCGCTGTCGCCATTGTCATGAAGTTCCTCGATAGGTAAATAAAAAACAGAAAAAAGCAGGGTCACCTCGGACATCATAAGAATGAGGAGGTGGCCTATTTGCATCATAAACCATGGTTGTTAGTCGTTTTAGCTGGATGGATGGTTTTTGCACTTGCTGCCTGTGCCCCCGCCAATCAAGGAGCCCTGCCGGAAAACCGGGATCAAGTGGATATTGAATCCCCTGGAAACCGGTATGATGTAAAAAACTATAATCCCAATTTGTTTACCGCTCCTGGTTATAAGCAGAATAACGAAGATTTGGCGGACTCCATCGCTGACCGGGTAGCTAAGGTCAGAGGAGTAGATGATGCAACTGTCATTATTTCTGGAGGCAATGTGTATGTTGGATTGCAAGTGAATGATACCGTAACCATCGACCATATCAATCGCATCGAAAATCAAGCGAGGGCCCTCGTCAACCAAACCCTCCCAGGATACGACATCTATGTCTCCACCGATGACAGTTTATTTGGCCGTCTTCGGTCCATCGGAAATGGCATGAGGTTTAACGATAGAGATACGGAGCGTGAATTAACCACTATCCGCGGCCATATGGGAACTGCCAGCCGCGGAGGGACATTCACGAATAACATTCCGTAACCTTGCCTGATAATTTTGCCCGGAAAATTCCGGGCTTTCTTTACATAAACCAACATTTATACTATAATTATTCTGTTACAGACAATTTCTAAATGGATGAAACGAAAGAATTTACTAAGGTTAGCCATTGAATACATTTTAGGTATATACTGAGGTGAGGTTTCTTGCTGCAACGCTTGGAAGGTGTAGTGGAACGGTATGAGCAATTAAGCCAACTGTTATGTGATCCCGAAGTGGTTAGCGATCCTAAGAAATTAAGGGAATATTCGAAGGAACAATCCAGTTTGGAAGAAACGGTTACCGTTTATCGTGAATATAAAAATGTGGTTAAGCAGTTAACCGAGGCAAAAGCCATGCTGGAAGAAAAATTGGATGAAGAAATGCGGGAACTGGTCAAAGAGGAAATAGGCGAACTCTCTGAACAAAAAGAGCAGCTGGAGGAAAAACTAAAAATTCTCCTCTTGCCCAAAGATCCCAATGATGACAAGAACGTCATTGTGGAAATCCGCGGTGCTGCTGGCGGAGAAGAAGCCGCCTTGTTTGCTGCAGATCTTTACCGGATGTATTCCCGTTTTGCGGAGAGAAACGGTTACAAAACCGAATTATTGGAGGCCAATTATACAGATATTGGTGGCTTTAAAGAGGTGATATTCTCCGTACAGGGAAAAGGCGCATACAGCAAGCTGAAATATGAAAGCGGCGCCCATCGAGTGCAGCGGATTCCGACTACAGAGTCAGGGGGTCGAATTCATACCTCCACCTCTACGGTGGCCGTTTTGCCAGAAGCGGAAGAGGTGGAAGTAGAAATCAATGAAAATGATATCCGTATTGATACATTCTGTTCCAGCGGGCCTGGGGGGCAAAGTGTCAATACCACGAAATCTGCAGTGAGGATTACGCATATCCCCACAGGGATGGTTGTGTCCTGTCAGGATGAAAAATCCCAGATTAAGAACAGAGAGAAGGCCATGAGGGTTCTTCGTGCCCGACTTTATGAAAAGTATCAGCAGGAAGCCATGGCTCAATATGCTGACAATCGGAAAACTCAAGTAGGAACGGGTGACCGCAGTGAAAGAATAAGAACCTATAATTTCCCTCAAAGCCGGGTAACCGACCACCGCATTGGTTTAACACTGCATAAATTAGACGCCGTGATGGACGGGGAATTGGATGAAATCATCGATGCCCTGACCATTGCTGAGCAAACCGAATTACTGAAAAAGGCGCAATAATGGTATGGACAGAACTAAGAAAGCAACAATACGGGAAGCCCTGAAATGGGCTTCTTCCCGTTTACAAAACAATAACATTCCTGAAGCGGAAATATCAGCAGAGGTCCTATTGCGATACATTCTAGAAATAGATAGGACCCGCCTTTTCATGTCCTTAAATCAACCATTAACTTCTGAGGATTGGTACAAATTTGAAGATGTAGTGAACAGGCGGTCATCGGGAGAGCCCCTTCAATACATTGTTGGTTGGCAGGAATTTTACGGATTGCCCTTTAAGGTAAATCGGGATGTACTAATCCCTAGACCGGAAACTGAAGTGTTGGTGGAAGAGATTTGCAAAGCAAGTAAGCGTACTTGGCAGGGCACTTCCGATCATGCCTTGGTGGCGGCAGATATTGGCACAGGAAGTGGAGCCATTGCCGTATCCCTTGCCCGGATGAACAGAAGATGGAATATCATCGCCGTGGATATGTCATTATCAGCCCTTCAGGTAGCCAGAGAAAACGCAGTTTTAAATGGAGTTGAGCGACAGATCTCCTTTTTCCATGGGGACTTGCTTCAGCCGATTAAACAACAGGGAATCAAACTGGATATCTTAGTATCCAATCCCCCCTATATTCCGACGAAAGAGGTAGAACTTCTTCATCCTCAAGTAAAGAAATTTGAGCCCATAAGGGCTTTAGATGGAGGAGAAACGGGACTTTATTTTTATCAGAGATTAATTGAAGACTTACCCCATGTGATGAAGGAACCCGGACTTGTTGGCTTTGAAGTGGGTATGGGACAAGCAGATCAGGTGGTCAACGCATTAGGCCAATGGAAAAAAATAAAAAAAATAGAGAAAATCAAAGATTTACAGGGGATTGAAAGAGTCGTCCTAGCCAGTATATAATGCAGGTTTAAATCATCTCCTCCCTGACCATACTTGTACTACGGAGAGGGAAAGGGAGGAAACCAATATGAGAAAGCCATTATTTTATGTCCTATTCATTTTATCTGTCTTGGTTTTTAGCTGGGAATCCCAATTAAGCGCCCAGTCGGTGGCTGGGGGGACCATTCCCGATGAGGCCATACGGCTGAGGATCATCGCCAATAGCGATTCCCCAGAAGATCAATGGCTGAAGCGTAAAATAAGGGATGAAATTGTTCAATACCTCGGCCGTTGGGCGAATGAGGTTAAAGACATTGAAGAATCGAGGAATTTAATTACATCAAACATGCCGGAGATTAAAAAAATCGTAAGGGATACAATGAATCGTTACGGATACACATATGCGGCAGATGTTACTTTGGGAGTGGTGCCGTTTCCGACGAAAATGTACGGGAATCAGGTGTATCCAGCGGGAGATTATGAGGCATTACGGATTGTTTTGGGTGACGGTAAAGGCCAAAATTGGTGGTGTGTTCTATTTCCTCCCCTATGCTTCATCGATATTGCCAATGGGACATCTGTCGAAGCACCGGAGATGACAAACAACGGCGA
This window contains:
- the prmC gene encoding peptide chain release factor N(5)-glutamine methyltransferase, which codes for MDRTKKATIREALKWASSRLQNNNIPEAEISAEVLLRYILEIDRTRLFMSLNQPLTSEDWYKFEDVVNRRSSGEPLQYIVGWQEFYGLPFKVNRDVLIPRPETEVLVEEICKASKRTWQGTSDHALVAADIGTGSGAIAVSLARMNRRWNIIAVDMSLSALQVARENAVLNGVERQISFFHGDLLQPIKQQGIKLDILVSNPPYIPTKEVELLHPQVKKFEPIRALDGGETGLYFYQRLIEDLPHVMKEPGLVGFEVGMGQADQVVNALGQWKKIKKIEKIKDLQGIERVVLASI
- the spoIIR gene encoding stage II sporulation protein R, producing MRKPLFYVLFILSVLVFSWESQLSAQSVAGGTIPDEAIRLRIIANSDSPEDQWLKRKIRDEIVQYLGRWANEVKDIEESRNLITSNMPEIKKIVRDTMNRYGYTYAADVTLGVVPFPTKMYGNQVYPAGDYEALRIVLGDGKGQNWWCVLFPPLCFIDIANGTSVEAPEMTNNGEELTQTRELTNDTEVEIRFFVADVIKKGMEWIEKNTN
- the prfA gene encoding peptide chain release factor 1, with the translated sequence MLQRLEGVVERYEQLSQLLCDPEVVSDPKKLREYSKEQSSLEETVTVYREYKNVVKQLTEAKAMLEEKLDEEMRELVKEEIGELSEQKEQLEEKLKILLLPKDPNDDKNVIVEIRGAAGGEEAALFAADLYRMYSRFAERNGYKTELLEANYTDIGGFKEVIFSVQGKGAYSKLKYESGAHRVQRIPTTESGGRIHTSTSTVAVLPEAEEVEVEINENDIRIDTFCSSGPGGQSVNTTKSAVRITHIPTGMVVSCQDEKSQIKNREKAMRVLRARLYEKYQQEAMAQYADNRKTQVGTGDRSERIRTYNFPQSRVTDHRIGLTLHKLDAVMDGELDEIIDALTIAEQTELLKKAQ
- a CDS encoding YhcN/YlaJ family sporulation lipoprotein; amino-acid sequence: MHHKPWLLVVLAGWMVFALAACAPANQGALPENRDQVDIESPGNRYDVKNYNPNLFTAPGYKQNNEDLADSIADRVAKVRGVDDATVIISGGNVYVGLQVNDTVTIDHINRIENQARALVNQTLPGYDIYVSTDDSLFGRLRSIGNGMRFNDRDTERELTTIRGHMGTASRGGTFTNNIP